The segment TGGTTGTACTAGAAGATCTAAGAGGATCTTACATAAAAGCTGTTTTGAAAAAGCTAACATATCCTTAAAAAACCCAAAAACAATCTGACCTTATGGAAAATCAAGCTCAGTTACCATCAGGTCAAAGGGCCGTCAAGAGGTTCATCTATTATGCGGCGCTGGGAGTGCCCGAAGTGGACTTAAACGACTACAGGTTCAAAGTGTCGGGATTAGTAGAGAGGGAAATGAGTTACGATTATAAAGATCTCATTTCAATGATTAACGTTGATTACAAAAGGGACTTCCATTGCGTAACTGGCTGGAGCGTACTAAACGTGGACTGGAAAGGGATAAGGCTCTCCACGCTACTGAGCAGGAGCGTTCCTAAACCGGAAGCGAAATGGGTGTTATTCTACTCTCTTGACGGATACACGACTACAGTACCCTTAGAGGAGGTGAAAAGAGAGGATTCCATTCTAGTTCTATATATGAATGGAAAACCACTAACTTTGGAACAGGGATTTCCAGCTAGACCGTTCTTTCCCACACTGTATGGTTGGAAGAGCGCCAAGTGGGTAACCTCAATGGAGCTCATAAAGGATTACGTTGATGGTTATTGGGAGGAGAGAGGCTATCACGAAAGGGGAGACGTTTGGCAAGAGGAGAGATTTAAGGGATTGTGGGGAAGGCATTCAAAAAAGAGACCAATCTTATAGATCTCCGCCTATAGATCTCTATTGGAAGTTAATCTTTGTGTTCGAAGACTTCATTATGGTACAGGTAATTCCTTTCCTTTAGACCTTGATATATCCCTAATGGATAAAACAACGCTAGTGAGAGAATTACTGTTAAGAGGGTTGCCTGGAGGTACGGGATCAAGTTGAGCGCTCCGTCAGATCCTATATATGTCATAAAAGTAAGGAAAG is part of the Metallosphaera cuprina Ar-4 genome and harbors:
- a CDS encoding sulfite oxidase-like oxidoreductase, producing the protein MENQAQLPSGQRAVKRFIYYAALGVPEVDLNDYRFKVSGLVEREMSYDYKDLISMINVDYKRDFHCVTGWSVLNVDWKGIRLSTLLSRSVPKPEAKWVLFYSLDGYTTTVPLEEVKREDSILVLYMNGKPLTLEQGFPARPFFPTLYGWKSAKWVTSMELIKDYVDGYWEERGYHERGDVWQEERFKGLWGRHSKKRPIL